In one window of Spodoptera frugiperda isolate SF20-4 chromosome 11, AGI-APGP_CSIRO_Sfru_2.0, whole genome shotgun sequence DNA:
- the LOC118274621 gene encoding putative uncharacterized protein DDB_G0277255 yields the protein MNPDTEGETKLCENCKREIPTVNFTIHSVHCARNIRVCPVCKEAVLYAELKEHHDKMHKLQPCKKCGESVCGTDLEDHIRDSCAHTIKTCRFCELELPRRDLPAHESYCGVRTEQCPDCKEWVMIKYRQLHLDSNHGFIRLDDDPSPVSPKKELPKSPARPAVPKLVRANIATATPSTSNGCARPFTDSYRPNGLKNINLTRTETRQFSTNGARPGPSPSPTASTSSNWRGNTSPTNGAKVAAKRTNDKPQINTNVEETNKVDKDLGVSRGAVKKRPAPKPPCRRAAELPPSAIRDLPYYSAMQRQQDEERQRQDQTAYNLSVGLPPVLSPAAKLDRLRKMDMLQNPEEHLERNRQGRVVRNSENDGASSGASEEPRRRNDFRNLTPMTPQEFMERFSEMQLRKDEETRRNSAAGDGRKNGDRFSEIKSSLRELRRGLNEVTAPYHSNPNISVNANNNNNNNGNGRASPAGDDVRLPCEFCACLIPAHNLVQHQTGCRPDLAQLRPRSPSPVGAVALEPSQEPYEEPVIPCEFCYESLPVYLISEHQERCGREANLLYPD from the exons TAAGCGGGAGATCCCGACGGTAAACTTCACGATCCACAGCGTGCACTGCGCGCGCAACATCCGAGTATGTCCCGTCTGCAAGGAGGCTGTGCTCTATGCCGAACTCAAGGAACACCATGATAAGATGCATAAACTAC AACCGTGTAAGAAATGCGGCGAGAGTGTCTGCGGCACCGACCTGGAGGATCACATCCGCGACTCCTGCGCGCATACCATCAAAACATGCAG GTTCTGTGAGCTAGAGCTGCCCCGCCGCGACCTGCCGGCGCACGAGAGCTACTGCGGAGTGCGCACGGAGCAGTGCCCCGACTGCAAGGAGTGGGTCATGATCAAGTACCGCCAGCTGCATTTAGACTCCAACCACGGATTCATCCGACTGGACGATG ATCCGTCTCCAGTATCACCAAAGAAAGAGCTACCAAAGAGCCCCGCGCGGCCGGCCGTCCCGAAGCTGGTGCGGGCCAACATTGCCACCGCCACGCCGTCCACCAGCAACGGCTGCGCTCGTCCGTTCACCGACAGCTACAGACCCAACGGGTTGAAGAACATTAACCTGACTCGAACTGAGACCAG ACAATTCAGCACTAATGGTGCAAGACCAGGTCCGTCACCATCGCCGACTGCGAGTACCTCCAGCAATTGGAGAGGAAACACCTCCCCGACCAACGGCGCCAAGGTAGCTGCCAAGCGGACCAATGACAAACCACAgattaacacaaatgttgaagaAACGAATAAAGTTGATAAAGATTT GGGCGTGTCTCGCGGCGCGGTGAAGAAGCGGCCGGCGCCGAAGCCCCCGTGCCGGCGCGCGGCCGAGCTGCCGCCGTCCGCCATCCGCGACCTGCCCTACTACAGCGCCATGCAGCGCCAGCAGGACGAGGAGAGGCAGCGCCAGGACCAGACTGCTTATAACTTGAGTGTCG GTCTTCCTCCCGTCTTAAGCCCGGCAGCAAAACTGGACAGATTACGCAAGATGGACATGCTCCAAAACCCAGAGGAACATCTGGAAAGGAACCGTCAGGGTCGAGTTGTGAGGAATTCAGAAAACGACGGCGCAAGCTCAGGGGCGAGCGAGGAACCGAGGCGGCGGAACGACTTCAGGAACCTGACTCCTATGACTCCTCAGGAGTTTATGGAGAGGTTCAGTGAGATGCAGCTGAGGAAGGATGAGGAGACGCGACGGAACAGCGCCGCGGGAGACGGCAGGAAGAACGGGGATCGGTTCAGTGAGATCAAGTCGTCTTTGAGGGAGCTGCGCAGGGGATTGAATGAG GTGACCGCTCCGTACCATTCGAACCCGAATATCAGCGTCAACgcgaacaacaacaacaataacaatgg CAACGGGCGCGCGTCCCCCGCGGGCGACGACGTGCGCCTGCCGTGCGAGTTCTGCGCCTGTCTCATACCCGCGCACAACCTGGTGCAGCACCAG ACTGGCTGCCGACCTGACCTGGCACAGTTGCGGCCTCGCAGCCCTTCCCCAGTGGGGGCGGTGGCTCTGGAGCCTTCACAGGAGCCCTACGAAGAACCCGTCATCCCCTGCGAATTCTGCTACGAGTCCCTGCCGGTCTACCTCATCAGCGAACATCAG GAACGCTGCGGCAGGGAGGCCAATTTACTGTACCCCGACTGA
- the LOC118274624 gene encoding uncharacterized protein LOC118274624, protein MYRSLIPLLVCVSVAQTAPQQNSNITYIKPLDPTPPAPKVVTSESRIENVTIPADTEKEIRNSSQAYSPPIYNYSDRIYSIKNRPKSTTEKIIASTEDSKETSSEKPEESSSEPKGSDIIAVESITSVRTDDTETPETEATVNQETITEKYEEDTTVTTEVYEETTKLSTPRPLPKLSYYGKSSSGSFSQNLIPIPGKRRFRSRCRCEKIWNCAKLQISVPRCPEEYFMCCT, encoded by the exons ATGTATCG ATCACTGATCCCGTTACTAGTGTGCGTCAGCGTAGCACAGACTGCGCCTCAACAAAACAGCAATATCACTTACATCAAGCCTCTAGACCCAACACCTCCTGCACCTAAAGTTGTCACAAGTGAATCTAGAATAGAAAATGTTACGATACCAGCTGACACTGAGAAGGAAATAAGGAACTCCTCGCAAGCGTACAGCCCACCTATCTATAATTACTCTGACAGAATATATTCCATTAAAAACAGACCAAAATCTACTACAGAGAAGATTATCGCTTCAACAGAAGACAGCAAAGAAACTTCAAGTGAAAAACCAGAGGAAAGTAGCTCTGAACCGAAAGGCAGTGACATTATAGCAGTTGAGAGTATTACCAGCGTCAGAACAGATGACACGGAGACACCAGAAACAGAAGCAACAGTAAATCAGGAAACCATCACAGAGAAGTACGAAGAAGATACAACAGTAACTACAGAGGTTTACGAGGAAACTACTAAGCTATCGACTCCCCGACCATTACCAAAGCTGAGTTACTACGGTAAATCTTCTTCAGGGTCATTCTCGCAGAACTTGATCCCAATCCCTGGTAAAAGAAGGTTCCGGTCACGATGCCGATGTGAGAAGATTTGGAACTGCGCCAAACTGCAAATCAGTGTACCACGGTGTCCTGAAGAGTATTTCATGTGTTGTACATAA
- the LOC118274622 gene encoding uncharacterized protein LOC118274622, which produces MKRCLKVKGILYVFLVAFTLSVDFTSAQLRENGTKHYNNERRLKNKSQKQKPWDVETLQNDGKLYERSQDNVSVLNIVDQAMAVMNARRYHSNIPYENTKLCHIIASTYLASVPDLRRHYNLRHFYQGNLEYEVGYLVNEILTKYQRMLEIFHIAQSRFYNHQNENFITSNYMLYLYTNVLTLGKGTGSLCNSLTELGIKYKGLPATGFEDYHIKKKKKTRRPHSSFTMPRKYQDAVDEYERKLHQGKKRRRRKRKRDRFGNLYIGYVPTRPPWKNNFRLVYYL; this is translated from the exons ATGAAGCGATGTCTGAAGGTTAAAGGAATACTTTATGTCTTCCTAG TCGCATTTACACTAAGCGTAGATTTCACGAGTGCGCAGCTAAGGGAAAATGGCACGAAACACTACAATAATGAAAGACGCCTTAaaaataagtcacaaaaacaGAAACCGTGGGACGTCGAAACTCTACAAAATGATGGAAAACTTTACGAGAGATCACAGGACAACGTATCAGTCCTGAATATTGTAGATCAGGCAATGGCCGTGATGAATGCTCGTCGATATCATAGCAATATACCTTACGAGAATACTAAACTGTGTCACATTATAGCTTCTACATATCTTGCTTC TGTCCCAGATTTAAGAAGACACTACAATTTACGGCACTTCTATCAAGGAAACTTAGAGTATGAAGTGGGATACTTGGTGAACGAGATATTGACGAAATATCAAAGGATGCTAGAAATATTTCACATCGCACAAAGCCGATTTTATAACCACCAAAacgaaaattttattacaagcaACTACATGCTGTATTTGTATACGAACGTACTGACGCTGGGCAAGGGGACTGGGTCACTGTGTAACTCATTAACTGAACTGGGAATCAAGTACAAGGGTCTACCAGCGACTGGCTTTGAAGATTATCACatcaagaagaagaaaaaaacacGCA gaCCACACTCATCGTTTACAATGCCTAGGAAATATCAGGATGCTGTAGATGAGTATGAAAGAAAATTGCACCAAGGAAAGAAGCGTAGGAGACGAAAGCGTAAGAGAGACAGATTTGGGAACCTGTACATTGGATACGTGCCGACCCGTCCGCCGTGGAAAAACAACTTCAGGTTAGTCTACTATTTGTGA